GGAGAGGACTCGGGAGAGGCGCTGGTGGCCGCGGCGGCCAACCACCCCGCCGCCCCGCCGACGGCCCAGGGGGTGGCCGAACTGGTCCGGGTACTGGAGGCGGGCGAGGGGATGCCGGAAGACGCCACCCGGGCGCTGGAGGCGGCCACCCTGCGGGGGCTAATGGATCGGAAATAGCGGTCCACGGCGGCGCTTCCCCGACTGGCACGTATTGGGTGCTCGTGCCATGCTCTCTGGGGAAGTGGCACAGGAGAGGGGTGATGGCCGATCAACATTCGGGTAATCATTCGGGTAATGAGGTTCAGCTAGGCGCGCAGGGGCGTGTGATGAGTCCCGCCGAGCAGCGCCTCCAGGACCGCTTCCGCTCTATCCCCGAAGACGTGAACCTCGTTCAGGAACTCCTTGATGAGCGCGATGAGGAGGCTGGCCGTGAGGCAGCGGAGGACTGATAGCAGTCCTGGATGCCTCGGCGCTGCTCGCCTTCCTGCATGATGAGCCCGGCGCCGCGAGAGTTCGCGAGGCGCTGGAAGGGGCGATGGTCTCGGCCGTGAACTGGGCCGAAGTCGTCCAGAAGGCCTCTCGTCACGGCGTCGACGTGACTGGGATGCGTGAGGAGTTCGAGGACATCGGCGTGGCCTTTGAACCCTTTTCCCCCGAGCAGGCCGAAGTCGCTGCCCGGCTCTGGCACCGGACTCGACCCGGGGGACTCTCCCTGGCCGATCGGGCCTGCCTGGCACTGGGCATGGAGTCCCGGGCGGCAGTCCTTACTGCGGACCGGGACTGGGCCCGATTCGAACTCGGTATCCGGATCGTCCTGGTGCGGTAGGGAGCGGGGACCTCGATGGGAAGTTTGAAGCTGTGATGCGGGATGCGGATCCTGGATCGCACGATTCCCGTACATCCAGAATTAACTTAACAAGACCTGACCCCTAATGGAGGCGATGAGTAGGCCGGCCCGCAGGCCGGCCCGAGCCCGAGCGTGTCCGGCGGCGGTTAGCCGGTGACGCGGTTGTTGATGAGCTCGTCCACCACGGCCGGGTCGGCGAGGGTGGAGGTGTCGCCCAGGCTGTCCAGCTCGTTGGCGGCGATCTTGCGCAGGATCCGGCGCATGATCTTGCCCGAGCGGGTCTTGGGCAGGCCCGGGGCCCACTGGATGGCATCCGGGCTGGCGATGGGGCCGATCTCCGAGCGGACCAGGTTCACCAGCTCCTTGCGCAGGGCGTCGGAGGGCTCGGCGTCCTTGACCAGGATGACGTAGGCGTAGATCCCCTGACCCTTCACGTCATGGGGATAGCCCACCACGGCGGCCTCGGCCACGGCGTCGTGGAGCACCAGCGCCGACTCGATCTCGGCGGTACCCATGCGGTGGCCGGAGACGTTGAGGACGTCGTCCATGCGGCCGGTGATCCAGTAGTCCCCGTTGCCGTCCCGCCGGGCGCCGTCGCCGGAGAAGTAGCAGCCCTTGAAGGCGCTGAAGTAGGTCTCCACGAAGCGCTGGTGGTTGCCGTAGATGGTCCGCATCTGGCCGGGCCAGGGGCGGGTGATGACCAGCGCCCCTTCGCCCTCGCCCTCGACCACGTGGCCGTCGGTATCCATGAGCGCCGGCACGATGCCGAAGAAGGGGCGGGTGGCGGAGCCGGGCTTGAGCTCCGTGGCGCCCGGCAGCGGGGTGATCAGGTGACCACCGGTCTCGGTCTGCCACCAGGTGTCCACGATGGGGCACTGCTCCTTGCCCACCACGTGGTAGTACCACTCCCACGCCTCGGGATTGATGGGCTCGCCCACCGTGCCGAGGATGCGCAGGCTGGAGCGGTCGGTCTTCGTGACCGGCTCGTCGCCCTCGCGCATGAGGGCGCGGATGGCGGTGGGGGCGGTGTAGAAGACGCTGACCTGGTGCTTATCCACCACCTCCCAGAAGCGCGAGGCGTCGGGGTAGCTGGGAACGCCCTCGAAGACCACGCTGGTGGTGGCGTTGGCCAGCGGACCGTAGACCAGGTAGCTGTGGCCGGTGATCCAGCCGACGTCGGCGGTGCACCAGTAGACGTCGTCGGGCTGGAGGTCGAAGGTGTACCAGGTGGTGATGGCGGCGTAGAGGAGGTAGCCGCCGGTGGTATGGAGCACGCCCTTGGGCTTGCCGGTGGAGCCGGAGGTATAGAGGATGAACAGCGGGTCCTCGGCATCCATGGGCTCGGCGGGGCAGTCGGCGCTGGCCGCCTCCACCGCCTCGTGGTACCAGACGTCGCGGCTGTCGTTCCAGCCGATGTCACCGCCGGTGCGCCGCACGGTGAGCACGGTGTGGACGGAGGGGCACTGGTCCACGGCCTTGTCGGTATTGGCCTTGAGGCCCACCTTGCGGCCGCCGCGCACGCCCTCGTCGGCGGTGATGACCACGCTGGCCTCGGCGTCCTGGATCCGGTCCTTGAGCGCCTCCGGGGAGAAGCCGCCGAAGACCACGGAGTGGACGGCGCCGATCCGGGCGCAGGCGAGCATGGCGTAGACCGCCTCGGGGATCATGGGCATGTAGAGGCAGACCCGGTCCCCCTTGGAGACGCCGCGCTCCTTGAGGACGTTGCCCAGCCGACTCACCTGCTCGTGGAGTTCGCGGAAGGTGATGTGCTGGTCCTGGTCGGGCTCGTCGCCCTCCCAGATCAGGGCGGTCTTCTCGGCATGCTCGGCCAGGTGGCGGTCGATGCAGTTATGGGCGACATTGAGCTTGCCCCCCTTGAACCACTCCACGTGGACGTCGCCCTCGAAACTCCAGTCCAGGGTGGTATCCCACTTCTCGAACCAGTCCAG
This region of Thiohalospira halophila DSM 15071 genomic DNA includes:
- a CDS encoding type II toxin-antitoxin system VapC family toxin, with the protein product MIAVLDASALLAFLHDEPGAARVREALEGAMVSAVNWAEVVQKASRHGVDVTGMREEFEDIGVAFEPFSPEQAEVAARLWHRTRPGGLSLADRACLALGMESRAAVLTADRDWARFELGIRIVLVR
- the acs gene encoding acetate--CoA ligase, with amino-acid sequence MSEHKVYPVPESVAARAHVTQAEYEAMYRRSVDDPEGFWAEQADRFLDWFEKWDTTLDWSFEGDVHVEWFKGGKLNVAHNCIDRHLAEHAEKTALIWEGDEPDQDQHITFRELHEQVSRLGNVLKERGVSKGDRVCLYMPMIPEAVYAMLACARIGAVHSVVFGGFSPEALKDRIQDAEASVVITADEGVRGGRKVGLKANTDKAVDQCPSVHTVLTVRRTGGDIGWNDSRDVWYHEAVEAASADCPAEPMDAEDPLFILYTSGSTGKPKGVLHTTGGYLLYAAITTWYTFDLQPDDVYWCTADVGWITGHSYLVYGPLANATTSVVFEGVPSYPDASRFWEVVDKHQVSVFYTAPTAIRALMREGDEPVTKTDRSSLRILGTVGEPINPEAWEWYYHVVGKEQCPIVDTWWQTETGGHLITPLPGATELKPGSATRPFFGIVPALMDTDGHVVEGEGEGALVITRPWPGQMRTIYGNHQRFVETYFSAFKGCYFSGDGARRDGNGDYWITGRMDDVLNVSGHRMGTAEIESALVLHDAVAEAAVVGYPHDVKGQGIYAYVILVKDAEPSDALRKELVNLVRSEIGPIASPDAIQWAPGLPKTRSGKIMRRILRKIAANELDSLGDTSTLADPAVVDELINNRVTG